The Winogradskyella schleiferi genome contains the following window.
TCGATATTAGATTTAATACCAACAGCAGATAATACAATATCGGCTTCTAGTATTTCTTCTCCTTTTTTAGTTTTTACCGTAGCTTTTACTCCTTTTCCAGAGGTGTCAACAGATGTGACTTCTGCAGATGTCATGATTTTAATTCCAGATTTTTTAAAACTACGTTCTAATTGTTTAGACACTTCATCATCTTCAACAGGCACAATTTTGTCTAAGAACTCTACTATTGTAACTTCAGTTCCTAACGAATTATAGAAATAAGCAAATTCAACACCAATGGCTCCAGAACCCACAACAATCATTTTCTTTGGTTGCGTTTCTAAACTCATGGCTTTTCTGTAACCAATCACTTTTTTACCATCTTGCGGTAAACTCGGTAATTCACGTGAGCGTGCTCCTGTCGCTATTATAATATGGTCTGCAGAATATTCTTTGCCGTCAACATCAATTTTCTTACCAGTTTTCAATTTTCCGAAACCTTCTATGACATCGATTTTATTTTTCTTCATTAAAAACTTAACACCACCACTCATACCTTCTGCCACACCACGACTACGCTTTATAATCGCATCAAAATCATACTCTGGATCTTTCACTTTTAGCCCGTAATCTTCAGCATGTTTAAGGTATTCAAAAACTTGAGCAGATTTTAAAAGGGCTTTGGTTGGAATACAACCCCAATTTAAGCATACGCCACCAAGACTTTCCTTTTCTACAACAGCAGTTTTAAATCCTAATTGTGATGCTCTAATTGCAGTTACGTAGCCTCCAGGACCACTTCCTAATACTATAATATCGTATTTACTCATGAATAAGGTGTTTTTAGTTGAATTTTTGAAGTTACAAAAATATGAAATTCAATTCACATTAATGACCTTAGAAAAAGCAAATCTATAAATTGGATTAGCGTAAAATGCATTTC
Protein-coding sequences here:
- the lpdA gene encoding dihydrolipoyl dehydrogenase, producing the protein MSKYDIIVLGSGPGGYVTAIRASQLGFKTAVVEKESLGGVCLNWGCIPTKALLKSAQVFEYLKHAEDYGLKVKDPEYDFDAIIKRSRGVAEGMSGGVKFLMKKNKIDVIEGFGKLKTGKKIDVDGKEYSADHIIIATGARSRELPSLPQDGKKVIGYRKAMSLETQPKKMIVVGSGAIGVEFAYFYNSLGTEVTIVEFLDKIVPVEDDEVSKQLERSFKKSGIKIMTSAEVTSVDTSGKGVKATVKTKKGEEILEADIVLSAVGIKSNIENIGLEDVGIAVDRDKILVNDFYQTNIPGYYAIGDVTPGQALAHVASAEGILCVEKIAGQHVEALDYGNIPGCTYCSPEIASVGLTEEQAKAKGLDIKVGKFPFSASGKASASGAKDGFVKVIFDAKYGEWLGCHMIGAGVTDMIAEAVLGRKLETTGHEVLKAVHPHPTMSEAVMEAVAAAYDEVIHL